A genome region from Akkermansiaceae bacterium includes the following:
- a CDS encoding SDR family NAD(P)-dependent oxidoreductase has protein sequence MIPLKGKTFLVTGASSGIGAALCGQLLAHGADVLGVTRRPNALNPDVSPIKADLTSREDISAIFQGLGKIDGLVNCAGTAYLSRITDGNPADWEEMWRVNVLALSLCSQLALKHFPKTGGRIVNVSSMSGHRVPPSGGFYAPTKFAVRAITDSLRSELKALRSRVQVACVSPGFVDTPLLENYFRGREETLSKTRAGMTMLRPEDVAHCIMTILTAPPHVEVSDILLRSSDQIA, from the coding sequence ATGATCCCCCTGAAAGGCAAAACCTTCCTGGTCACCGGCGCATCGAGCGGCATCGGCGCGGCACTCTGCGGGCAGCTGCTCGCGCATGGCGCGGACGTGCTCGGTGTCACGCGCCGCCCCAACGCACTCAATCCCGATGTATCCCCCATCAAGGCCGACCTGACCTCGCGGGAGGATATCTCCGCGATCTTCCAGGGGCTGGGGAAAATCGACGGGCTGGTCAACTGCGCCGGCACCGCCTACCTCTCGCGCATCACCGATGGCAATCCTGCCGACTGGGAGGAAATGTGGCGGGTCAACGTCCTTGCCCTCTCCCTCTGCAGCCAGCTCGCACTGAAACATTTCCCGAAAACCGGCGGCCGCATCGTCAATGTCTCCTCCATGTCCGGCCACCGCGTGCCGCCCTCCGGCGGATTCTACGCGCCCACGAAATTCGCCGTCCGCGCCATCACCGACTCGCTGCGCTCCGAGCTAAAGGCACTCCGATCCCGCGTGCAGGTCGCCTGCGTCTCGCCGGGCTTCGTGGACACACCCCTGCTGGAAAACTACTTCCGCGGTCGCGAGGAAACCCTCTCAAAAACCCGCGCCGGGATGACAATGCTGCGCCCTGAGGATGTCGCCCACTGCATCATGACCATACTCACGGCTCCACCGCACGTGGAGGTCAGCGACATCCTGCTGCGATCCTCGGATCAGATCGCATGA
- a CDS encoding redoxin domain-containing protein codes for MTMNCLGGKCRNTDWMRTSLVLAGAYHILFAVWVNLWPFHAFDVLGIPHPNHPMLWRVLGIISGAVGFALLIAAGDPIRHWLIVLLGFAKCIAATLIVSLAAYSGDLPAASLAFLPLDDLLWLVPFGAILWATLRAHTGIPLSRSQPYSVAEAAATYQLSNGQTLAEASAERPLVLVFLRHFGCTFTRQILRGLQDLEHQAKRNNATLVLVHMLQSGQETSYLGENSDIPRIADPRCELYRAFGLGKGGFLELFGPHVWWRGMIAVFKGCGIGHLAGDGLQMPGAFVFHDGKIVSSQPARTAADLPDLESLFSRDH; via the coding sequence ATGACGATGAACTGCCTCGGAGGGAAATGCCGCAACACGGACTGGATGCGGACCAGTCTGGTGCTCGCAGGCGCCTACCACATACTCTTCGCCGTATGGGTCAACCTCTGGCCCTTCCATGCCTTCGACGTGCTCGGCATCCCACACCCCAACCACCCCATGCTCTGGCGGGTGCTCGGGATCATCTCCGGGGCGGTCGGCTTCGCCCTCCTCATCGCTGCGGGCGATCCCATCCGGCACTGGCTCATCGTATTGCTGGGATTTGCCAAATGCATCGCCGCCACGCTCATCGTCTCGCTGGCCGCCTACTCCGGCGACCTTCCCGCCGCATCCCTGGCATTCCTGCCCCTCGACGATCTTCTCTGGCTGGTGCCCTTCGGCGCGATCCTGTGGGCAACACTCCGGGCGCACACCGGCATCCCGCTCTCGCGGTCGCAGCCTTACTCCGTCGCGGAGGCGGCCGCCACCTACCAGCTCTCCAACGGTCAGACCCTTGCCGAGGCCTCTGCGGAACGCCCTCTCGTGCTCGTTTTCCTGCGCCACTTCGGCTGTACATTCACGCGCCAGATCCTGCGCGGCCTCCAGGATCTGGAGCATCAGGCGAAACGCAACAACGCCACCCTCGTCCTCGTGCACATGCTCCAGTCCGGCCAGGAAACCTCCTACCTGGGGGAAAATTCCGACATCCCGCGCATCGCGGATCCGCGCTGCGAGCTCTACCGCGCCTTCGGCCTCGGCAAAGGCGGCTTCCTGGAACTCTTCGGCCCACATGTCTGGTGGCGCGGGATGATCGCCGTGTTCAAAGGCTGCGGCATCGGCCACCTCGCGGGCGACGGCCTGCAGATGCCCGGCGCCTTCGTTTTCCATGACGGCAAGATCGTCTCCTCCCAGCCCGCCCGCACCGCAGCCGACCTTCCTGATCTGGAATCGCTCTTCAGCCGCGACCACTGA
- the infA gene encoding translation initiation factor IF-1 (stimulates the activities of the other two initiation factors, IF-2 and IF-3), with protein sequence MSETAIETTGTILERKGEILYRVELMNGKVVLGHLSKKLTDEMAELADGAEVILEMTPYDFDQARITGAMHS encoded by the coding sequence ATGTCCGAAACCGCCATCGAAACCACCGGAACCATCCTCGAACGCAAGGGCGAGATCCTCTACCGCGTGGAGCTGATGAACGGCAAGGTCGTCCTCGGCCACCTTTCCAAAAAACTCACCGATGAAATGGCGGAGCTGGCGGACGGTGCGGAAGTCATTTTGGAAATGACCCCGTATGACTTCGATCAAGCGCGGATCACGGGGGCAATGCATTCCTGA
- the ilvD gene encoding dihydroxy-acid dehydratase, producing MNDQDRPFSSLMLDGPDRAPSRAMLYAVGFKKDDFAKPQIGVASTWSEVTPCNIHIDKLAIESKKGVDAAGGKGIIFNTITISDGISMGTEGMKYSLVSREVIADSIETVVGCEGMDGFVAIGGCDKNMPACVMTMGRMNRPAVFVYGGTILPGCGKIKGEEKDLDIVSVFEAVGKHANGEFTDEELEHVESCAIPGPGSCGGMYTANTMASAIEALGMSLPNSSAQAAISDDKMRDCFDAGAAVLNLIKLGIKPRDIMTKEAFENAITVLIALGGSTNACLHIPAMAHSAGVEITLDDFERIGKKTPVLADLKPSGKYAMADLVRIGGTVPLMKMLLEAGLLHGDCMTVTGRTMRENLEKSPINYPADQQIIRPVNNPLKKDSHLRILYGNLAEGGSVAKISGKEGETFKGKARVFNSEPEAMTAILAKKIEKGNVIVIRYEGPKGGPGMREMLGPTSAVMGMGLGKDVALITDGRFSGGSHGFVVGHITPEAFEGGTIGILEDGDEIEINAVENRISVNLPDAEIAARKAKWVRPEPRYKYGVLAKYAKLVTSASEGAVTDKGL from the coding sequence ATGAACGACCAAGACCGCCCCTTTTCCAGCCTGATGCTCGATGGACCCGACCGCGCGCCGAGCCGCGCGATGCTTTATGCGGTCGGCTTCAAAAAAGACGATTTCGCCAAGCCACAGATCGGCGTCGCATCGACATGGAGCGAGGTCACTCCCTGCAACATCCATATCGACAAGCTCGCCATCGAGTCCAAGAAAGGCGTCGATGCCGCAGGCGGTAAGGGCATCATTTTCAACACCATCACCATCTCCGACGGCATCTCCATGGGCACCGAGGGGATGAAATACTCCCTCGTCTCCCGCGAGGTGATCGCGGACTCCATCGAGACGGTCGTCGGCTGCGAAGGCATGGACGGCTTCGTCGCCATCGGCGGCTGCGACAAGAACATGCCCGCCTGCGTCATGACCATGGGCCGCATGAACCGACCCGCCGTCTTCGTCTACGGCGGCACGATTTTGCCCGGCTGCGGCAAGATAAAGGGCGAGGAAAAAGATCTCGATATCGTCTCCGTTTTCGAAGCGGTTGGAAAACACGCGAACGGCGAGTTCACCGATGAGGAGCTGGAGCACGTCGAGTCATGCGCCATCCCCGGCCCCGGTTCCTGCGGCGGGATGTACACCGCGAACACCATGGCCAGCGCGATCGAAGCACTCGGCATGTCGTTGCCTAACAGCTCCGCCCAGGCCGCGATTTCCGATGACAAGATGCGCGACTGCTTCGATGCCGGCGCCGCCGTCCTCAATCTCATCAAGCTCGGCATCAAGCCCCGCGACATCATGACGAAAGAGGCTTTCGAAAACGCGATCACCGTCCTTATCGCCCTCGGCGGCTCCACCAACGCCTGCCTCCACATCCCCGCCATGGCGCACTCCGCCGGAGTGGAGATCACCCTCGACGACTTCGAGCGCATCGGCAAAAAGACCCCCGTCCTCGCCGATCTCAAGCCCTCCGGCAAATACGCCATGGCCGATCTCGTCCGCATCGGCGGCACCGTACCGCTCATGAAAATGCTTCTCGAAGCCGGCCTCCTCCACGGCGATTGCATGACCGTCACCGGCCGCACCATGCGCGAGAACCTTGAGAAATCCCCCATCAACTACCCCGCCGACCAACAGATCATCCGCCCGGTCAACAACCCGCTCAAAAAAGACAGCCACCTCCGCATCCTCTACGGAAACCTCGCCGAAGGCGGATCGGTCGCGAAAATTTCCGGCAAGGAAGGCGAAACCTTCAAAGGCAAAGCCCGCGTCTTCAATTCCGAGCCGGAAGCCATGACCGCCATCCTCGCCAAGAAGATCGAGAAAGGGAACGTGATCGTCATACGCTACGAAGGCCCCAAAGGCGGCCCCGGCATGCGCGAAATGCTCGGCCCCACCTCCGCCGTGATGGGCATGGGGCTCGGCAAGGACGTCGCCCTCATCACCGACGGCCGCTTCTCCGGCGGCAGCCACGGATTCGTCGTCGGCCACATCACCCCGGAAGCCTTCGAAGGCGGCACCATCGGCATCCTCGAGGATGGCGACGAGATCGAGATCAACGCCGTCGAGAACCGGATTTCCGTGAACCTTCCCGATGCCGAAATCGCGGCCAGGAAGGCGAAATGGGTTCGCCCGGAGCCGCGCTACAAATATGGTGTCCTCGCGAAATACGCGAAGCTGGTCACCAGCGCGAGCGAAGGCGCCGTCACCGACAAAGGGCTCTGA
- the rpmJ gene encoding 50S ribosomal protein L36: protein MRVLSSLASAKRRHADCQVVSRKGTNYVICKTNPKFKARQGATKGTRLSKKGVK from the coding sequence ATGAGAGTCCTTTCATCCCTCGCTTCCGCCAAACGCCGCCACGCCGACTGCCAGGTCGTGAGCCGCAAGGGCACCAATTACGTCATCTGCAAGACCAACCCCAAGTTCAAGGCACGCCAGGGTGCGACCAAGGGAACCCGTCTTTCCAAGAAGGGCGTCAAATAG
- a CDS encoding redoxin domain-containing protein — protein MLKPLAVSALFLAAHAHATPETAERIRRGYELSAETWALKYKLAATPSEKQELMASRPDPQKAAKDLWADIAPSLKEEWVIPHAAWFMDLTRNLTAPGADGSPQPAFPAERQRILAAFSENHIAKPGIGPFCIALAESGDPQALGILEKVITGNPDEPTQGIAALGASMLLKNLGDAPEVMAKRLTYLRTAIIQASDQKIGASSVADIATDELYVIRFLSKGRIAPELSGTDVAGREIRLSDFKGKTVILLFWDAKSPETDKIIGLTNNLAVKYEGKPVAVLGVTPESLDRIRALQADGSIRWNNIIDPSDKLAAEYRVASRPAVLVLDAAGKIEYSGLPGSFLELTVDALISAAGSGE, from the coding sequence ATGCTCAAGCCCCTCGCCGTTTCCGCCCTTTTCCTTGCCGCCCACGCCCACGCCACACCGGAGACGGCGGAGCGGATCCGGCGCGGCTATGAGCTTTCCGCAGAGACCTGGGCCCTGAAATACAAGCTTGCCGCAACGCCTTCCGAAAAACAGGAACTCATGGCCAGCCGACCCGACCCGCAAAAAGCGGCCAAGGATCTCTGGGCGGACATCGCGCCTTCCCTCAAGGAAGAGTGGGTCATCCCCCACGCTGCCTGGTTCATGGATCTCACCCGAAATCTCACCGCCCCCGGCGCGGATGGAAGTCCCCAGCCGGCCTTCCCCGCAGAGCGCCAGCGCATCCTCGCCGCCTTTTCCGAAAACCACATCGCCAAGCCCGGCATCGGCCCGTTCTGCATCGCCCTGGCGGAGAGCGGCGATCCCCAGGCATTGGGCATTCTGGAAAAAGTCATTACCGGGAATCCCGACGAGCCGACCCAGGGGATCGCCGCCCTCGGCGCATCCATGCTGCTCAAAAACCTCGGTGATGCTCCGGAAGTGATGGCCAAGCGCCTCACCTACTTGCGCACCGCCATCATCCAGGCATCGGATCAGAAAATCGGGGCAAGCAGCGTGGCGGACATCGCCACCGACGAGCTTTACGTCATCCGTTTCCTCTCAAAAGGCCGCATCGCCCCCGAACTCTCCGGCACCGATGTCGCGGGGCGAGAAATCCGCCTCTCGGACTTCAAGGGCAAGACGGTCATCCTGCTTTTCTGGGATGCAAAATCCCCGGAAACCGACAAGATCATCGGGCTGACCAACAACCTAGCCGTGAAATACGAGGGCAAGCCGGTGGCCGTCCTCGGAGTCACCCCGGAGTCGCTCGACCGCATCCGCGCCCTTCAGGCGGACGGCTCGATCCGTTGGAACAACATCATCGATCCCAGCGACAAGCTGGCCGCCGAATACAGGGTCGCCTCGCGTCCTGCGGTGCTGGTCCTGGATGCCGCCGGAAAAATCGAATACTCCGGCCTGCCGGGTTCCTTTCTGGAGCTTACCGTGGATGCCCTCATCTCCGCTGCGGGCAGTGGGGAGTGA
- the plsX gene encoding phosphate acyltransferase PlsX: MKVALDAMGGDNAPQINLVGAAEALKNLPKLGHLFLVGEENILRKEAALHGLNLKDPRVSIVHAPEVIGMAEPGAKSVRRKKLSSISVAMDLVKDGKADAFVSAGNTGAAVAAATLKLRCLKGVDRAGIASPLPNEHGICNILDAGANPESKPEHLVAYAIMGTAYAKYVLGVKEPRVGLMSNGEEDEKGTTFTKETFKRLKATPGINFVGNVEGHDLFETKLDIVLCDGFVGNIVLKSVEATAKAVSKWLKTEIKETPLRMAGAVLAQGAFKALKAKSSYETYGGSPLLGVNGVVIIAHGSSTGLAVRNAIRVAVETVEHKINPRIEEAMSELPSCGPMEMVKSILHRD, translated from the coding sequence ATGAAGGTAGCACTTGATGCCATGGGCGGCGACAACGCCCCACAGATCAACCTCGTAGGCGCCGCCGAGGCGTTGAAAAACCTGCCCAAGCTCGGGCACCTTTTTCTCGTCGGCGAGGAAAACATCCTGCGCAAGGAAGCCGCTTTGCACGGTCTGAACCTCAAGGACCCGCGGGTCAGCATCGTCCATGCGCCGGAAGTCATCGGCATGGCCGAGCCGGGCGCGAAATCCGTCCGCCGCAAGAAACTTTCCTCGATCAGCGTGGCCATGGATCTGGTCAAGGACGGGAAGGCGGACGCCTTCGTCTCCGCAGGCAACACCGGAGCCGCCGTCGCCGCCGCCACCCTCAAGCTGCGCTGCCTGAAAGGCGTGGATCGCGCCGGCATCGCCTCCCCGCTGCCCAACGAACACGGCATCTGCAACATCCTCGATGCCGGCGCCAACCCGGAATCCAAGCCCGAGCACCTCGTCGCCTACGCGATCATGGGCACCGCCTACGCGAAATATGTCCTCGGCGTGAAGGAACCCCGCGTCGGCCTCATGTCCAACGGCGAGGAGGACGAGAAAGGCACCACCTTCACCAAGGAAACCTTCAAACGCCTCAAGGCCACGCCGGGCATCAACTTCGTCGGCAACGTCGAGGGCCACGACCTTTTCGAAACCAAGCTCGACATCGTCCTCTGCGACGGCTTCGTCGGCAACATCGTCCTCAAGAGCGTCGAGGCCACCGCAAAGGCCGTTTCCAAATGGCTGAAGACGGAGATCAAGGAAACCCCCTTGCGCATGGCCGGAGCAGTCCTCGCCCAGGGCGCCTTCAAGGCGCTCAAGGCGAAGAGTTCCTACGAAACCTACGGCGGCAGCCCCCTCCTCGGGGTCAACGGGGTGGTCATCATCGCCCACGGCTCCTCCACCGGCCTCGCCGTCCGCAACGCAATCCGCGTCGCCGTAGAGACCGTCGAACACAAGATCAACCCGCGCATCGAGGAAGCCATGTCCGAGCTCCCCTCCTGCGGGCCGATGGAGATGGTGAAAAGCATATTGCACCGGGATTGA
- the rpmF gene encoding 50S ribosomal protein L32, with protein sequence MAVPKRRQSKSRQKMRRGANRWKAPVFSACSDCGAAKPSHIACPSCGTYRGRKVLEVEAF encoded by the coding sequence ATGGCCGTACCAAAACGCCGTCAATCCAAGAGCCGCCAGAAAATGCGCCGCGGCGCAAACCGCTGGAAGGCTCCCGTCTTCAGCGCCTGTTCCGATTGCGGAGCCGCCAAGCCTTCTCACATCGCCTGCCCTTCCTGTGGCACCTATCGCGGACGCAAAGTCCTCGAAGTGGAGGCATTCTGA
- a CDS encoding PDZ domain-containing protein, producing MKHLITLSLCLIAASCDGPPPLKSEPAQTAEAAPVTEPASLTESVIRINSTSQSWNPGQPWEKTPPRNLRSLGAIVAPGQILTTGEMVADSTYLELESPDGAKTAQAEIIAVDYEANLALLTVKSEEERESFFAGTKPLTLAEPPSIGSAMQIFQVEDNGTSLLTNGTLQSVDVVASFLPNQSFLTYLVKASMQGAASSFSLPVLRDGALVGILLSYDSDDQISDVLSIDVISHFLANVKDGGYDGFPSLGISVSRTEDPSFRKFLRLTPEQGGLYIGTVRKGAAADLAGVKQGDVLLSAAGHHIDKRGYYQHPHYGSVFWGHIVRGESSTGDAIQLGILRDGEPLEITATLAREEPEDRLVPDYRFDRAPNFLVKGGFIFQELSRPVLEAFGKDWSSRAPLNLLDAYENPEKYEENAKRVIFLSGSIPTPATVGYEGLRNLIVKKVNGIEIDSMKTLIDAFGKPNTDNLHSIEFLEENFTVYLDEEISTMVDSALLQRGLNRLSRAE from the coding sequence ATGAAACACCTGATCACCCTCTCCCTCTGCCTCATCGCCGCATCCTGCGATGGCCCGCCGCCCCTGAAATCCGAGCCGGCCCAGACCGCAGAGGCCGCACCTGTAACCGAACCCGCCTCCCTCACCGAGTCGGTCATCCGCATCAACTCCACCAGCCAATCCTGGAACCCCGGCCAGCCATGGGAGAAAACACCCCCCCGGAACCTCCGCTCCCTCGGTGCCATCGTCGCCCCAGGGCAAATTCTGACCACCGGCGAAATGGTCGCGGACTCCACCTACCTGGAGCTGGAATCTCCGGATGGGGCCAAGACCGCCCAGGCGGAAATCATCGCCGTCGATTATGAGGCGAACCTCGCCCTGCTCACCGTGAAATCCGAGGAGGAAAGGGAAAGCTTCTTCGCTGGCACCAAGCCCCTCACCCTCGCGGAGCCGCCCTCGATCGGTTCGGCCATGCAGATTTTCCAGGTCGAGGACAACGGCACTTCGCTGCTCACCAACGGCACTCTCCAATCCGTCGATGTGGTTGCCAGCTTCCTGCCCAACCAGAGTTTCCTTACCTACCTGGTGAAAGCCTCCATGCAGGGCGCGGCCAGCAGTTTCTCCCTGCCCGTGCTGCGCGATGGGGCGCTGGTCGGCATCCTCCTCAGTTACGATTCCGACGACCAGATCTCCGATGTCCTCTCCATCGATGTCATCTCCCATTTCCTCGCCAACGTGAAGGACGGCGGCTACGACGGCTTCCCTTCCTTGGGCATCTCCGTCTCGCGCACCGAAGACCCATCGTTCCGGAAATTCCTCAGGCTCACCCCGGAGCAGGGCGGCCTCTACATCGGCACGGTCCGCAAGGGCGCCGCCGCCGATCTCGCCGGGGTGAAACAAGGCGACGTGCTCCTCAGCGCGGCCGGCCACCACATCGACAAGCGCGGATACTACCAGCACCCCCACTACGGCTCCGTCTTCTGGGGACACATCGTCCGCGGCGAAAGCTCCACCGGCGATGCCATCCAGCTCGGCATCCTCCGCGACGGTGAGCCCCTCGAAATCACGGCCACCCTGGCGCGCGAGGAGCCGGAAGACCGCCTCGTGCCCGACTACCGCTTCGACCGCGCGCCCAATTTCCTCGTCAAGGGCGGCTTCATCTTCCAGGAACTCAGCCGCCCCGTGCTGGAGGCATTCGGCAAGGACTGGTCTTCCCGCGCCCCTCTCAACCTCCTCGACGCCTACGAAAACCCCGAGAAATACGAGGAAAACGCCAAGCGCGTCATTTTCCTCAGCGGCTCCATCCCCACACCCGCCACGGTCGGCTACGAAGGCCTGCGCAACCTCATCGTGAAAAAGGTCAACGGCATCGAGATCGACAGCATGAAGACCCTCATCGACGCCTTCGGAAAACCCAACACCGACAACCTCCACTCCATCGAGTTCCTGGAGGAGAATTTCACCGTCTATCTCGATGAGGAAATCTCCACCATGGTGGACAGCGCCCTGCTCCAGCGCGGCCTGAACCGCCTCTCCCGCGCCGAGTGA
- a CDS encoding 4-hydroxy-tetrahydrodipicolinate reductase, with amino-acid sequence MLPILITGKSGRMGLAVAEATLANPETEIAATHDAGEDLDAAVKAAKCIIDFTVHSFSTSLVEAAVRNKVALVMGTTGHTDAELEAIQASSKEIPIVHAPNFSVGVNTLFWLTQQAARILKQDTFDIEVTEMHHRHKIDAPSGTARRLLEILNEETGTSYRDDIAHGRFGNIGPRKEREIGMHTLRGGDVVGDHTVMFAADGERVELTHKASSRMTFASGAVRAALWLEGKPPGLYDMQDVLGLK; translated from the coding sequence ATGCTTCCCATTCTCATCACAGGCAAGTCCGGCCGCATGGGCCTGGCAGTCGCCGAGGCCACCCTGGCGAACCCGGAAACCGAAATCGCCGCAACCCACGACGCGGGCGAAGACCTCGACGCGGCCGTCAAGGCGGCGAAGTGCATCATCGATTTCACCGTCCACTCGTTCTCCACCAGCCTCGTCGAGGCTGCAGTCCGCAACAAGGTCGCTCTGGTCATGGGCACCACCGGCCACACCGATGCGGAGCTTGAGGCCATACAGGCATCATCAAAGGAAATCCCCATCGTCCACGCCCCGAATTTCTCAGTCGGCGTGAACACCCTTTTCTGGCTGACCCAGCAGGCCGCACGCATCCTGAAACAGGACACCTTCGACATCGAGGTGACGGAAATGCACCACCGCCACAAGATCGACGCCCCATCCGGCACGGCGCGGCGGCTTCTTGAAATCCTCAACGAGGAGACCGGCACTTCCTACAGGGACGACATCGCCCACGGCCGCTTCGGCAACATCGGCCCGCGCAAGGAGCGGGAAATCGGGATGCACACCCTGCGCGGCGGCGATGTCGTGGGCGACCACACGGTAATGTTCGCGGCGGACGGAGAGCGCGTCGAGCTGACCCACAAGGCCTCCTCCCGCATGACTTTCGCCAGCGGAGCCGTCCGCGCCGCCCTCTGGCTGGAAGGCAAGCCGCCCGGCCTCTACGACATGCAGGACGTCCTCGGCCTGAAATGA